In the genome of Quercus robur chromosome 3, dhQueRobu3.1, whole genome shotgun sequence, one region contains:
- the LOC126717796 gene encoding uncharacterized protein LOC126717796 isoform X2, with protein MNISMGFSCEGDYDANESEVPLIDESRDARYRVGMDWHHLEVEVDMDFWPVEHPMEPPDEDRPVKCPMPDSTVINEGGVNEKRIGESLRKRAEATVPAAVNRQRVVAVDAEPPVRAVRKRHHTLTRGDYIMTPTMRTPSLPPLPNQNITIFQMLQQFDKFESE; from the exons ATGAACATTTCTATGGGATTTTCTTGTGAGGGTGATTAt GATGCAAATGAAAGCGAAGTTCCACTGATAGATGAAAGCAGAGACGCAAGATACAGGGTTGGTATGGATTGGCACCATCTTGAGGTTGAAGTGGACATGGATTTCTGGCCAGTTGAACACCCAATGGAGCCACCGGATGAAGATCGACCAGTGAAATGTCCAATGCCTGATTCTACTGTTATCAAT GAAGGAGGTGTGAATGAGAAAAGGATTGGTGAAAGCTTGAGAAAAAGAGCAGAAGCGACTGTGCCAGCAGCTGTGAACAGACAAAGAGTGGTTGCTGTGGATGCAGAGCCTCCTGTTCGAGCAGTACGAAAAAGGCACCACACTCTCACCCGTGGAGACTATATTATGACCCCTACAATGAGAACACCCTCTCTGCCACCTCTCCCAAACCAGAACATTACCATCTTTCAAATGCTCCAGCAGTTTGACAAGTTTGAGTCTGAATAA
- the LOC126717796 gene encoding uncharacterized protein LOC126717796 isoform X1, whose translation MNISMGFSCEGDYDANESEVPLIDESRDARYRVGMDWHHLEVEVDMDFWPVEHPMEPPDEDRPVKCPMPDSTVINCEKRISYEQEGGVNEKRIGESLRKRAEATVPAAVNRQRVVAVDAEPPVRAVRKRHHTLTRGDYIMTPTMRTPSLPPLPNQNITIFQMLQQFDKFESE comes from the exons ATGAACATTTCTATGGGATTTTCTTGTGAGGGTGATTAt GATGCAAATGAAAGCGAAGTTCCACTGATAGATGAAAGCAGAGACGCAAGATACAGGGTTGGTATGGATTGGCACCATCTTGAGGTTGAAGTGGACATGGATTTCTGGCCAGTTGAACACCCAATGGAGCCACCGGATGAAGATCGACCAGTGAAATGTCCAATGCCTGATTCTACTGTTATCAAT TGtgagaaaagaatttcatatgaACAGGAAGGAGGTGTGAATGAGAAAAGGATTGGTGAAAGCTTGAGAAAAAGAGCAGAAGCGACTGTGCCAGCAGCTGTGAACAGACAAAGAGTGGTTGCTGTGGATGCAGAGCCTCCTGTTCGAGCAGTACGAAAAAGGCACCACACTCTCACCCGTGGAGACTATATTATGACCCCTACAATGAGAACACCCTCTCTGCCACCTCTCCCAAACCAGAACATTACCATCTTTCAAATGCTCCAGCAGTTTGACAAGTTTGAGTCTGAATAA
- the LOC126717798 gene encoding putative clathrin assembly protein At1g25240: MRLWKKAAGALKDRNSILIASISRRSAYRNPDLEAVIIKATSHDESYLDYKNSQRVFQWVRTSPIYVKPLMWGLSMRMEKTRNWVVALKGLMLMHGIFHCKTPGVQMIGRLPFDLSSFSDAHSKQDKAEGYNVFIRAYFLFLDQKSAFLAAEMKVQRGLRLKQMEEPLVDELTRLQKWQSLLDMLLQIKPPAETMIVTLILEAMECAIVEIYDVYSRFCSGMAHALLRIYEDGGKVEASMALRILQKAREQSGELTRHFEFCKDIGVLNATEFPKVEQVPEEDIKDLERIIDGVPKRKSIDGMVMPHEDKAIVVKGNGDIVEQRESKRILRTIITDKWEVFEDNLMSDWGGSSSDVRSTTTTASSNALVTFVPASSNQDIPDLINV; the protein is encoded by the coding sequence atgaggCTGTGGAAAAAGGCAGCCGGAGCTTTGAAAGATAGGAATAGCATATTGATCGCAAGCATATCAAGGAGGTCAGCATATCGCAACCCTGATCTTGAAGCAGTGATCATCAAGGCCACAAGCCATGATGAATCCTACCTTGATTACAAGAACTCTCAAAGGGTCTTTCAATGGGTACGTACCTCTCCCATTTATGTGAAACCCTTAATGTGGGGGTTGTCTATGCGTATGGAAAAGACTCGGAATTGGGTTGTGGCCTTAAAGGGTTTAATGCTCATGCATGGCATTTTCCATTGCAAAACCCCAGGCGTACAAATGATTGGCAggttaccatttgatctatcaAGTTTCTCTGATGCTCATTCCAAACAAGACAAGGCAGAGGGTTACAATGTTTTCATTCGtgcttattttctatttctggACCAAAAGTCTGCTTTCTTAGCGGCAGAGATGAAGGTACAAAGAGGACTACGTTTGAAACAAATGGAGGAACCGCTGGTGGATGAGCTTACAAGGTTACAGAAATGGCAATCTTTGCTTGACATGCTGCTTCAAATCAAGCCACCGGCTGAGACTATGATTGTGACTCTCATTCTTGAAGCTATGGAATGTGCAATCGTGGAGATTTACGATGTTTACAGCAGGTTTTGCAGTGGGATGGCGCATGCTTTGTTAAGGATATACGAGGATGGCGGGAAGGTTGAAGCATCAATGGCGCTTAGAATTCTTCAAAAGGCAAGAGAGCAAAGTGGAGAACTCACTCGGCATTTTGAATTTTGCAAGGACATTGGTGTTCTTAATGCAACCGAGTTCCCAAAGGTCGAGCAAGTCCCGGAAGAAGATATTAAAGATCTTGAGAGAATAATTGATGGGGTTCCCAAGAGGAAGAGCATAGATGGAATGGTCATGCCACATGAGGACAAGGCCATTGTGGTGAAAGGAAATGGTGACATTGTTGAACAAAGGGAgtcaaagagaattttgaggaCAATAATTACAGATAAATGGGAGGTTTTTGAAGACAATTTAATGTCTGATTGGGGAGGGAGTTCCTCTGATGTTAGAAGCACTACTACTACAGCCTCTTCAAATGCATTAGTAACGTTTGTACCTGCTTCTTCTAATCAAGACATTCCTGATTTAATTAATGTATAG